The following nucleotide sequence is from Solanum dulcamara chromosome 7, daSolDulc1.2, whole genome shotgun sequence.
AACTGCTAAATCCTTGCAAAATcagtcatcatcatcatcagaaCTGTCATATACCGAAAGCAAGCTTTTTATTGGATTCTCTATCTTTCCATCACCAGCTTCACTTGGCCTAGCTGGCAAAGTTTCTATCTCCTCATTATCAGCACCAGACTTGCCACTTGGCATAGCCCGTGAACTTGGAATTACAGGGAAATTGTTCCCATTGGATGGGTTGGAGACTTTTGGCTTCTTGGATTTGACTTCTACAACTCTTTTTAGTAAATCTTGCTGCCTGTTGCAAAGAAGTCTCATAACGTTGGATTGATTCCAAAGATTGTCTAGGCACACAACCcaataaaaaaaggaaacaaaaaggGAAAAGCACAAATGAATAATCTGCCTTGGAGTAACTCAAACCTGATCCCACTCTTGGGCTTGGGCTCAACACGAAGTGACAGAGGAAGTGATGCAGGTGACGAGTTAGCAACAGCTTTGTTTCAAATTGTTACGGAAATCACAAACTATTGCATGATTACCATAGATACCAATACCCTATTTTTTCAAAGTCACAGCCTTGTATTGTGCTGGTAAAAGAAAATCCATGGgataaatcatcaatatgaaCCTTCTCAATAGTTCTATATGTAAATGAAACGCACTTgacatcatttaaaatttttcCATAACCAGATAAAACCAATAAACAAACGATACATATGCAAAATGAGATATGAtccaagaaaacaaacaaaaggaTATCTTGAATGCTTGGAATGCACGTTTTTCAGTGCGCCGCAGAAGACGTTCTGCGTCCTCCTCGGCTTCCATCTGTTCCTTGAGATAGAGCAAG
It contains:
- the LOC129893808 gene encoding uncharacterized protein LOC129893808 isoform X1; protein product: MAGREVREYTNLTDPKDKKWGKGKDKIDDEEIAFHRMVSKMQDVTGERGGYLHGRGALDSDDLLYLKEQMEAEEDAERLLRRTEKRAFQAFKKAVANSSPASLPLSLRVEPKPKSGIRQQDLLKRVVEVKSKKPKVSNPSNGNNFPVIPSSRAMPSGKSGADNEEIETLPARPSEAGDGKIENPIKSLLSVYDSSDDDDD
- the LOC129893808 gene encoding uncharacterized protein LOC129893808 isoform X2; this translates as MQDVTGERGGYLHGRGALDSDDLLYLKEQMEAEEDAERLLRRTEKRAFQAFKKAVANSSPASLPLSLRVEPKPKSGIRQQDLLKRVVEVKSKKPKVSNPSNGNNFPVIPSSRAMPSGKSGADNEEIETLPARPSEAGDGKIENPIKSLLSVYDSSDDDDD